The genome window GTCTTCTTTCCCTGCTCTCTCACCGCTTCCAGCCTTGACGATTTTGTATTGCAAACCGCTTGGAAGCGTGACAACACCCTCAGCCGTCTTATTCTTAGCTAAGAATTCTTCTCCTTCTTTCTGATTCTTTTTGCCGGCTTCTTCGGCCTCTTGTTTACGCTTTTCCATCAAATTGGTACGGAAAGTCGTCATGACTTCACGCATTTGCTCTTCGTTTAGAGCAGGTTGACTGTCTTTGGTCAAACCTTCCTTAAGCGCACGAACAAAGATCTCCTGATTCACGTCCACCGATTGCTCGGCGAAACTTTTTCCAGTGCTATAACCCAAGATGTAGCTTACTTTTTCAATTTCGGTCTTCAAATCGCTCGATGCAACAGACGCGCCGCTCTTTTTATTACAGGCCAACAACGCCGCGAGAACAAGCGACATACCAACAAGTCTCAACATGTTAATTCTCCTCCAAAGGGGGCATTAAAGCACACTTCTGTGTTTTACAAAAGCCTGATTTCGTGCCAAAATACGGAAATGGCAAAAAGCCCGCTAAAAGATAAAGATTTCATTCCAACGGATGAATCGCTTGCTCAGATCCTTGGAAATCGTTGGAATCGCTATCAGGAGACCGTGGCTGAGTTGACCAAAAGAAAACTCTATCCCGAAATGTATTGGTACGGCCCTTCCAGCGGCTGGGCTCCTCGTTTTTGCATTGCAGAAGTCACCGTCTGTGGAATTTATCTGGCTCAAAATCCTCTGATGGGGCTGGTCGGAGTCGGCGACAAGGTCGGCATGTTTCTAGACAAAGATCAGGACCTCAGCCCGCGTGCTCGTGGGCTCTACGAGATGACTCCCAAGAAAGGCCCTCTGCGTTGGATCGAAGCCCAGTTGGCGACACGCGGAGATTTGGAAGCCTTCTTATCGCTGGTGGATGGCAAACTGCGAGCCCTCGCCACGGATGGAACCGTTCCCAAAGACACCCCACCACTCCCGGGTCGAATCAAACGAAAAGAACCTGGGCCGGTCAAAGAGCCAGGAAAACCCGGTCGCAAAGCGGCTAAAGCGAGCGAACCCAAAGAAGAGCCTATTCAGATAGGACCTCCTGAAAATTACTCCATCCAAGATATTTTACGAGCTGGACGAGGTTAGGCGTCTTTCTTGACGGCCTTGATTTCGCCACCAAAAATCGACAAGGCTCTTTGGACGGTCGGATGATTTCGAGCTTGTTCTTCCAAGCTTTCCTGGTCACGCTTGGCCTGCGTCTCGCGAGCCACGTGAATGCTTTCGCTTAAAACAGCACTGGGAAGCTGGTCGAAGGCCTCTTGAAAGAGTTGCCGAAATTCGCTTTCTTGACAGGCCTCTTGGATACGCGTGAAGTGAAGCTTTTGATCAAACTCCATTTTCCCGTTTGCCAGCAATCGAGCGTGCTCTAAATGATGCGCCACCATCGGCATTTTTTGCCCCAGGTGTTTCACAAAGTCTTGCCAACTACTCTTTTTTGCTTTTTGAGTGGGCTGAGGAAGCACTTGGCCCAGTTTTTCAAGACGCGCGATGGCCTCTTGAACCTCTGAGAGCTGACTCAACTGAGGCCTTCCCGCCATCCGAACGAAAGCAAGCTCAAGCTGCATCTTGGGGCGTTCGGATAAGCCCATCTCATGAATGCCCTCTAAAGCCATCTTGAATAAACGCTGCAAATCGAATGCATCATGCAATCTTGCGGTTTCATCAATCTGATCCACGCGCTCTTTCGTCAAGTCGGCTAAATTTTGGATGCTTCCAGCTGCTTTTGAAATACACAGATGGCGAAACTCGGTCGCAACGCCATTAGCAAGCTGGCGCAAATCAAAACCAGCCGAGCTAGCCGTCTCAATCACCGCAAGAGCCTCTCTTGGCTTGGCTTCTAGAATGGCATTGGAAGCCTTTAAAATCGCCTGCTGATCCATCAGCCCTAAAATTTCGGTCACATCTTGAAGCGATGCACTCGTACCGGAAAAACTGAGCACTTGGTCCAACAGACTGAGAGCATCGCGCATACCGCCATCGGCATTTTCAGCCATCAACATCAAGCCTGCATCATCCATTTGAAGAGACTCTTTCTCCAAAATTGATTTTAAATGCGAAACAATCGTTGAAACCGCCATCCGCTTAAAATCATAACGTTGGCAACGAGAGAGAATCGTAATCGGAATTTTATGCGCTTCGGTCGTTGCGAAAATAAATTTCACGTGCGCAGGCGGCTCTTCTAAGGTTTTCAGAAGCGCATTAAACGCACTACTCGACAGCATGTGAACTTCATCGATGATAAACACCTTAAAACGCGCTCTCGCCGGTTGGTAACGTACGTTTTCACGAAGTTCTCGAATATCGTCTACGCCCGTATTGCTCGCTCCATCAATCTCGATCACGTCGATTGAAGATCCAGCTGCAATATCCTGGCAAACAGAGCAGACTCCACAAGGGTCTGGGGACATTCCTTTTTCGCAAGACAAAGCCTTTGCCAAAAGACGAGCCACCGTGGTTTTCCCAACCCCCCGGCTTCCAGTGAGCAAAAAGGCATGTGCTATACGACCCGATGTAAGCGCTGCAGACAGCGTTTTAACAATCACTTCCTGACCCACAACTTCTGAGAAACGTTGAGGTCTCCACTTCCGGGCAAGCACCAAATAATTCATGTTGTAGAAGCCTAAATAAAAAAGCCGCTTCGCACAAGCACCTCAGCGATACCGTTGCTTTCTTCCGAACCTGGCGGGGTTTTCACTGACAAACTTTGCGAAGCGGCCTGGCGGAGAGAGAGGGATTCGAACCCTCGTTAACGGATCACGCTAAACACGATTTCCAATCGTGCGCCTTCAACCACTCGGCCACCTCTCCAAAACTGGCGGACAGCGAGGGATTTGAACCCCCGAGACCCTTGCAGGTCTGTCTGATTTCGAATCAGGTGCCTTCAGCCACTCGGCCAGCTGTCCAGTTTTAAACACGCTGCTCGCGCAATGTACCTGAGATTGAAAAAAAAACAACCCTTGACCGACGAAAGAATTCTGTGCAAAAGGGAGTCCAACGCCTAGGTAGCTCAGTCGGTAGAGCAGAGGACTGAAAATCCTCGTGTCGGTGGTTCGATTCCGCCCCTGGGCACCAGAAGCAAACTCCATGACGATGAACGAGATCCTCAGACTGTCTGGTGTTGCCCAGGCCCAGCTTCTCAGCAAACGAGAGATTTCTTCTCTTGAGCTCACCCGGGCCTATTTGGAACGCATCGAATCTCTGAATCCAACGCTTCAAGCTTTCGCTTACATCGCTTCCAAACAAGCGCAAAAAGCAGCCCATGCTTGGGATCGGGCGCATCAACACCGCCGAGCACCGATTTCAGAGCTTTCTGGGGTCCCAACTGCGGTCAAAGATTTGAACCTGGTTCGCTGGATGCCTGCGCGCATGGGGTCAAGAGCCTTTCATTACTTTGTTCCTCCTTTCGACGACCCCAATGTTCGCCGCATGCGTCGAGCTGGACTCATTTTTTTGGGAAAAACAGGCACCTCGGAGTTCGGAGCCACCCCGTTTGCACCCGCTAAAAATCCTTGGGATTTGACGCGTACGGCAGGCGGGTCCAGCGGAGGTGCTGCTTGCGCTGTCGCTTCTGGCTTGATCCCATTCGGACATGCCTCCGACGGCGGAGGCTCGATTCGCATCCCTGCTGCTCTCTGTGGTCTTATTGGCTTTAAAGCTTCTCGAGGCTCACTTCATCACATTGTTTTTGCGGATCATCTCAAGATGGTCAACGAAGGATCCATCGCACACAGCTGGGACGATATCATCGCTTTCTTAAAGATACTGGCGAAAGATCCTCAGCATTTTGAGCTTCCCGCTTCTTTGCCCCCCAAGCGATACCGAATTCAATTCTACACGCGCACTCCTGTTGCATCAACAGATCCCGAGCTTGTGAAGGTCACGCTCGAAACCGCCTCTTTGCTCGAGAAAATGGGTCACGATGTGATAGAAGGCTCATGGCCTGATTTATCCTACGAAGACTTTACGCCCATCTGGACACGAACGCTCGCCAATATTCCTGTTTTGAAGGAATCGGCTTTAGAAGGATTAACCGCCCATTTCAGGAAAAAAGGCCGCACGTTCACTCACAAACAATCCCAGTTCCATCTACAAAAAGCCTTGGAAATGATTCAACGTTCCTGGGACTCTCAAATTGACTTTCACCTATCGCCGAGCGTCGCTTGCCAAACTCCTCGGATATCGACGGAGAAATTAAGCCTCCAAGAACAAGAACAGGCCATGATTCCTTTAGGGGCCTATACCGCAATCGCAAACGTGCTGGGCTACCCTGCTGTTTCTCTACCCGTACGAGAAGACAGCTCAGGAATGCCCATCGGTGTTCAGCTCATGGCCCCTCTAGGGAAAGATACTTCCTTGATCGAACTGGCCAGACAAATTCCGCTCTCTGCAACCAAATGCCCTATCTCTTGATCAGGGTAGCCAGCGGGCTAGGAGGCCAATCCTCGACCTTGCGATCTACTGACGATCGACACAACGAGCTAAAATGCATTTCGATGGATCTTCAGAATCCGACTCCACATAACTCAACGAACCGTCTTTCAGAGAAATCACCGCAAATAGACCCGGACGTCCCTCATGGGGTGTGGAAGTCCAATAGTATAATTCCTTAGACTCCAACGACGGCTGAATAGCCTCATGAATTCTAAACTTTCCTGATTTGTAATTTACTAACGTCACCACTTCTTTAATGCTCGGCAAACGCCAGGACCCAATGCCTATCTCTTTAGTAGCTTCTAAAAATTCTTCCGAGATATAATCTTCCAAAAAACGCTTTGTACGATCACATAAAGCGACGGCCTGAGAGTGAGCTAAACAAGAAAACGACTTCGGAGCCCAAGATAAACTGGTGACACTATCACACAGACGAGTCATAATTTCAGGAAATCTGCGACGAGATTCGATAATATCACCAGGATTATCATTCGTATATTCCAGGGACATGGCATTACGGAACCCACTCACACAACGGACTCGTTGTTTCGAATCGATAGAGAGACCCTCTAAAAGCCCAGCATCCATCCGCAAGCCAAGTACTTCAAAAGAGCCATTGAACCTTACCGAAGTCCAGTAAACTTGCTCTTCTAGATCTGAAGAGAAAATTGGATGAATACGGCGACCCTCTTTTTTCGAATAATCGACTAAAGACTGCAATTCCATCACATTCGGGACACGCCAATCAAGGTCTGCTTTGCTCAAAGCTGCGCAATAAGCCTGGGCAGATCCTAATATCTTGTCTTCCTTCCAGGTAAAGGTTTCTTCAGAGGGAGTCTGCTCCCAAATCAACCGAGTCAGCGAATCGAATACCGTACCGGGCCAATATCCACGCGCTCTATATCGATCTGTCTGATTCGTCTCATCTCGATAGGCCTCCCGAGGCCAGAAGTCTCGCACAACCTGAGAGTAACCTGCTGAAGCGTCGGACACATTCAAAAAGACAGAACTCAAACAAGCAGCGATTACAAAGCAACATTTCATTTTTTTCATAAAAACATCTCCGTCAGGTCCATTGAACCGCTCCACATAACCGTTTAGTTTCGGAGATCTGGGGGCGAGCACCACAAAAGACAACAAATGGCAAATTATTCCTTTCTTACACATCTAATCGAAAAACTTTGTTCACGCGTCGTATCAATACTGCCCGATGAAAATAAAATATGCCAAAAAATTCTCCTAATACCTGGAGTTGAAGATGACCAAAAATAATCATTCAGAGTTTTTGGAAAAACATTCTCTTGGATACTAGGCCGAGATCTAGAATAATCTACCAAAGTAGCAAGCATCTTGATAGAAGGAAGTCTCCAATCCTTGTCTTCTAAGAATAAGTTGTTACAGTATTGATGTGCTTCTCTTAAACTTCGAACATAAAACGCATTTCTCTGCCAAATCAATCCTGTAACTCGATCTTTTATCTGTTTTGTTGCTTTTGTAATCGAGCCATTCTGCTCATCAACATAGCGTTCTGATACTTGCATGCGTTTACCCCGCACACAACGAACGCCGATGCCTGGGTCCTCCAATAGAACATCGATCAAGGCACCTAATTTAAAGTCAAAAACCCACGCAACATCAGACAAATTGGCACGAGCCATAGAGGTCCAGTAGAACTGATTTTCCTGAGCGGAAAAAATTTCTTGATTCATCATCGGAGTATTAATCCGAGTGTAATCCATCAACGATTGAAGTTCTGTGACGCTTGGAATTCTCCAGTCCGCATAGTTCCCTTTACGCAACCTTGAACAATAAGACTGCGCCGAGCCACGTGCAGCGGTTGAGCTCCAAGATACATTTCCAGTGCTGTTGCTCTGTTCCCAACTTAAACCCGTAAAGCGATCGTGGACGATAAAAGAGTTTTGAGACTCTCCATCAACGACATAGCGGCCCGATTGATGCGTCCCATCTTCGTAGGCAGAATAGTTCCAAGGCTGAGCAAGCAGCCCAAAAGAGAACAAATAACACAGAGCGCTGATTGAAAAAACTCTTAATTTAAAAACATTGCCCATCGAAATACCTCATTCGAAAACCGGCTCAATCACCCCATCTTGAAATGGAACCGCCAATTCGAGCAATCAATTTCTCTTAAATTAACAATCAAATTAGTCGTAAATTCTACAGTTTAATTGCGTATAGTGTGTAATCGTAAATGACATAGATCAGATCGTCTCCAATGGCTGATGCTACCCCGTCTGTGCCTTGGAGCTGACAGGTCCAAAGCTTTTCTCTTGTTTCTACATTGAACGCAAGCAGAGCACCTGAAATAGGCAGATAAAGGGTCGAGTTAAGCACGGTTGGAGGCAGTAAAAAATCGGTATCAGTATTCGTACTTAATTGCCATTCTTCCTCTCCCGATAGATCGTCGAGCGCAAACAGTGTACGATTGCTGCCAAAAATGAATACACGGTCGTTTTCCAGAGTTGGTCTCCCAAACGAGACACCTGAACTAAAGCCCCAGTGTAATGTCCCATTTGCTGCATTAAATGCCAACACCTCCTCTGCCAAAGCAACGTAAACAGCGCCATGAGCAACGATTGGAGAACCTCCAGTCCCTTGCAAATCTACAGACC of Myxococcaceae bacterium contains these proteins:
- a CDS encoding FKBP-type peptidyl-prolyl cis-trans isomerase — translated: MLRLVGMSLVLAALLACNKKSGASVASSDLKTEIEKVSYILGYSTGKSFAEQSVDVNQEIFVRALKEGLTKDSQPALNEEQMREVMTTFRTNLMEKRKQEAEEAGKKNQKEGEEFLAKNKTAEGVVTLPSGLQYKIVKAGSGERAGKEDSVTVEYTGSLLDGKTFDSTKTRGKPATFSVGNTIPGMAEALQLMPAGSEWELFIPANLAYGAQGVGSSIGPNQVLKFNVQVISIEKGNAEASKAPARR
- a CDS encoding DUF3788 family protein translates to MAKSPLKDKDFIPTDESLAQILGNRWNRYQETVAELTKRKLYPEMYWYGPSSGWAPRFCIAEVTVCGIYLAQNPLMGLVGVGDKVGMFLDKDQDLSPRARGLYEMTPKKGPLRWIEAQLATRGDLEAFLSLVDGKLRALATDGTVPKDTPPLPGRIKRKEPGPVKEPGKPGRKAAKASEPKEEPIQIGPPENYSIQDILRAGRG
- the dnaX gene encoding DNA polymerase III subunit gamma/tau, yielding MNYLVLARKWRPQRFSEVVGQEVIVKTLSAALTSGRIAHAFLLTGSRGVGKTTVARLLAKALSCEKGMSPDPCGVCSVCQDIAAGSSIDVIEIDGASNTGVDDIRELRENVRYQPARARFKVFIIDEVHMLSSSAFNALLKTLEEPPAHVKFIFATTEAHKIPITILSRCQRYDFKRMAVSTIVSHLKSILEKESLQMDDAGLMLMAENADGGMRDALSLLDQVLSFSGTSASLQDVTEILGLMDQQAILKASNAILEAKPREALAVIETASSAGFDLRQLANGVATEFRHLCISKAAGSIQNLADLTKERVDQIDETARLHDAFDLQRLFKMALEGIHEMGLSERPKMQLELAFVRMAGRPQLSQLSEVQEAIARLEKLGQVLPQPTQKAKKSSWQDFVKHLGQKMPMVAHHLEHARLLANGKMEFDQKLHFTRIQEACQESEFRQLFQEAFDQLPSAVLSESIHVARETQAKRDQESLEEQARNHPTVQRALSIFGGEIKAVKKDA
- a CDS encoding amidase; protein product: MNEILRLSGVAQAQLLSKREISSLELTRAYLERIESLNPTLQAFAYIASKQAQKAAHAWDRAHQHRRAPISELSGVPTAVKDLNLVRWMPARMGSRAFHYFVPPFDDPNVRRMRRAGLIFLGKTGTSEFGATPFAPAKNPWDLTRTAGGSSGGAACAVASGLIPFGHASDGGGSIRIPAALCGLIGFKASRGSLHHIVFADHLKMVNEGSIAHSWDDIIAFLKILAKDPQHFELPASLPPKRYRIQFYTRTPVASTDPELVKVTLETASLLEKMGHDVIEGSWPDLSYEDFTPIWTRTLANIPVLKESALEGLTAHFRKKGRTFTHKQSQFHLQKALEMIQRSWDSQIDFHLSPSVACQTPRISTEKLSLQEQEQAMIPLGAYTAIANVLGYPAVSLPVREDSSGMPIGVQLMAPLGKDTSLIELARQIPLSATKCPIS
- a CDS encoding DUF1566 domain-containing protein, encoding MKKMKCCFVIAACLSSVFLNVSDASAGYSQVVRDFWPREAYRDETNQTDRYRARGYWPGTVFDSLTRLIWEQTPSEETFTWKEDKILGSAQAYCAALSKADLDWRVPNVMELQSLVDYSKKEGRRIHPIFSSDLEEQVYWTSVRFNGSFEVLGLRMDAGLLEGLSIDSKQRVRCVSGFRNAMSLEYTNDNPGDIIESRRRFPEIMTRLCDSVTSLSWAPKSFSCLAHSQAVALCDRTKRFLEDYISEEFLEATKEIGIGSWRLPSIKEVVTLVNYKSGKFRIHEAIQPSLESKELYYWTSTPHEGRPGLFAVISLKDGSLSYVESDSEDPSKCILARCVDRQ
- a CDS encoding DUF1566 domain-containing protein, which produces MGNVFKLRVFSISALCYLFSFGLLAQPWNYSAYEDGTHQSGRYVVDGESQNSFIVHDRFTGLSWEQSNSTGNVSWSSTAARGSAQSYCSRLRKGNYADWRIPSVTELQSLMDYTRINTPMMNQEIFSAQENQFYWTSMARANLSDVAWVFDFKLGALIDVLLEDPGIGVRCVRGKRMQVSERYVDEQNGSITKATKQIKDRVTGLIWQRNAFYVRSLREAHQYCNNLFLEDKDWRLPSIKMLATLVDYSRSRPSIQENVFPKTLNDYFWSSSTPGIRRIFWHILFSSGSIDTTREQSFSIRCVRKE